The window TCTCTCCGGCACGGTGGCTTCCTCCTTGCCGCCTTCCGGGACGACCGTGCCTCCCATCCCGAAGACAGCGGGCCGTGAAACATCAAAACCCGTGCGTCCCCATGACGCCCGGGCCGACCCTTTCGAACACAACGGTTTAATGGCGCAAACCCAGCTTCTGGATCACGGCCACGTACCGATCATACGCCGTCCGCCGCAAATAATCCAGCAGACGCCGTCGCTGGCTCACCATCATCAACAACCCCCGACGCGAGCTGTGATCCTTCTTGTTCCTCTCCAAATGCTCGGCCAGATGGTTGATCCGCTGCGTCAAAAGCGCTATCTGCACGTCCGCCGACCCCGTGTCGCGCTCGTGCAGCTTGAAACTGTCGATGATCTGCTTCTTCGATTCCATATCGCTGTTTAATCCGCCCGTAACCTATGCCGCCCTTGCACCCCCTGTAAAGCCCTTTCCCCACCCCGTACCACACCCCTCACCCCCGGCCACGACCCCCGCGCCCAAACAATTCCATCTGCGGCACCGCCAAAAACCCAAACCGCTTCAACAACCGCAACGTCTGAAACAAATCCGACTTCACATAATTCCGATTCGGCTCCACCACCTGCACCAGCTCCAACAAGATCGTCCGCAGCGGCAACACCCCATCCACCCCACGCCGCCGCAACATCTCCACCGTCTCCCGTCGCTCCCCCTCATCCCGCGGCAGACCCGAAATCACCAGCAACCGATACGGCACCGGCTCCGCACCCAACCCCCGCAACGCCCGCCGCCACGCCGCCGGCTCCACAAACCGCAAAATCTCCGGCACACTCCGCAACCGCGCCGCACTCAACACCTCCAAATGCCAGCCCCGAACCCCCACCACCGCACGCCCCAGGCGCCGCACCGCCGCCGAATCCATCACAAACGGCAACTCGCCCTCCCCACCCTCCGGCTGGGGATGCACCACCCAAAAATCCCCATCCTCCACCTCCCGCCGCGCCGGCGTCACATACTTCCGCTCCTGCCGCACCAAAAACCCAAGGTGCTCGAAATACTCCCGAACCATCGTCTCCACCACGCCGGCCATCGCACCAACCCTCCCCCTACGAACCCAGCACCTCCCGCACCAACCCCTCCTCCACCACATGCCCCCACTCCGCACAACCCAACCCGCGCAACAACACAAACCGGATCCGCCCGTCCCGCACCTTCTTGTCCAACCGCATCGCCCCCAACAACCGTTCCACACGCCGACCCGTCCACCGCACCCGCGTCGGCAAACCCGCCCGCTCCAGCAACCCTTCCAACCGATCCCGAACCTCCCGCGCCAGTCCCACCACCCGACACGACAACTCCGCCTCCAACACCTGACCCACCGCAATCGCCTCCCCGTGCAACCACCGACCATACCCGGCCACCGCCTCCCACGCATGCCCGATCGTATGACCAAAATTCAAGATCTCGCGCCGGCCCCCCTCCACCTCATCCTCCGACACCACCTGCGCCTTGATCTCACAACACCGCGCCACCACCTCCTCCAACACACCCGCATCCCGACTCAGCAATCCACCCATCACACCCTCCAACCGCCCGAAAAACGACCCATCCGCAATCGCACCATACTTGATCACCTCGGCCAAACCCGCCCGATACTCCCGCTCCGGCAACGTCCCCAGCGTATCCAGATCCGCCACCACCAGCCGCGGCTGATAAAACGCCCCCACCAGATTCTTCCCCGCACCCAGGTTGATCCCCACCTTGCCCCCCACCGAACTGTCCACCTGCGCCAACAACGTCGTCGGCACCTGCACAAAAGGCACCCCGCGCAAATACGTCGCCGCCACAAAACCCGCCAAATCCCCCACCACACCCCCGCCCAGCGCAACCACCAACGAACGACGCTCCAACCGCGCCGCCGCCAGCGCATCATGACAACGATGCACCACCTGCCACCGCTTCGATCCCTCCCCCGCAGGCACCGTCACCGCCACCGGCTCCAAACCCGCCCCCTCCAAACTCCCCATCACCCGCCCCAAATAATGCCCCGCCACCCGCTCATCCGTAATCACCGCACAACGCCGGCTCACACCCAAATCCCGACACCACTCCCCCAGCCGGGCCAGCAAACCCGACCCCACCCGGATCTCATAACTCCGCTCACCCAACGAAACACAAACCGTGCGCACCCCGCCAACATAGAACCCCCCACTTCCAGCTGTAAAGCAGCCACCACCCCAAACCACCCACACCCGCCCCCACCCCGGGCCGGACCTCCCCGGACCTCCGAAAACTCGCCCCACCCCGCAACAACCACTAAAAACCATACCGACCATGAAAACACGCACACAAACCCAACTCCAAACCCAACCCAAACCCCTCAGCCCCTGACACACCCGCCATGCCCACCGCCATCCTCACACAACCAGGACTCCACGTACGCCTCACCAGCCAACGCCTCGAGGTCCACGGCCCCCACCCCGAAACCGGCGAGGAAACCCTCCTCCGCCCCATCCCCCTGCACGACCTCGAACGCATCGTCGCCGGCGAAGACGTCCACTTCACCTCACCCGCACTGGCCGAACTCCTCCGCCGCGGCATCCCCATCCAAATCTTCTCCTGGGAAGGCCGCTTCCTCGGCGGTTTCCTCCCCGCCCTCCAACCCGCAGGCCGAACCCGCCTCCGCCAATACCAACGCATCCTCGACCCGGACTTCACCCTCACCGTCGCACGCCGCATCGTCGCCGCCAAACTCTACAACCAACGCCGCGTCCTCCAACGACTCCTCGCCAACCGCACCGCCGCCGGCTCCGACGACCCCGCCCTCGACAACGTCCGCCAAACCCTCGACCAGCTCGAACAACTCTTCCCACCCATCCGTCAAAGCCGCTCCCTGGACGAACTCCGCGGCTTCGAAGGCCTCGCCACCGCCCGCTACTTCCAGGCCTGGGCCACCTTCCTCCCCGCCGAATTCCCCTTCGAACGCCGCTCCACACGCCCACCCCACAACCCCGTCAACGCCTGCATCTCCTTTGCCGCCACCCTCCTCTACAGCGAAGCCACCGCCTTCTGCCACGCCCACGGCCTCGACCCCGCACTCGGCACCCTCCACCTCCCCGACGACGGCCGCTGGTCCCTCGCGCTCGACCTCATCGAACCCTTCCGACCCGCCCTCGTCGAAGCCCTCGCACTCGACCTCTTCTCCCACAAAATCCTCAACCACAGCCACTTCGAAAACCGCGACGGCGGCTGCTTCCTCAACCCCGACGGCCGCCGCAAATTCTTCCTCCAATACGAACGCCGCATGGAACGCGAATTCCTCAGCGAAACCGTCGGCCACCGCACCACACTCCGACAACAACTCGAAAACCAGGCCACACTCTTCAAAACCGCACTCGAAAACCCCGACGCCTTCGAACCCTTCCTCATCAACTAACCCACAACCATGAACACCTGGTGGTACGAAGCCTTCCCCGCTGTCCCCTACACACACCACCCACCCGCCCAAGGACGTATGCTCATCGTCATCGCCTACGACATCGCAGACCCCAAACGCCTCGCCAAAGTCGCCAAAGCCTGTGAAGACTACGGCGCACGCGTCCAATACTCCGTCTTCGAATGCCACCTCGACCCCGACACCTTCGAAACCCTCTGGCTCACACTCCTCGACCTCATCAACCCCCAGGAAGATCGCATCGTCGCCTACAAACTCGACGCCCGCGCCGCCCGCGAAACCCTCACCGCAGGCACCATGGTCTGCACCGACCGCGTCGTCTGCTACCTCGTCTGATCCATGCCCAACCCCCACCCCGCAAATCCATCACCCACCCTCCCAACCACCCCAACCACGCCCGAACCTCCCCGGATCTCCCAACCCGCGCCCTCCACCCCCAACACCAGGATTTCACCCCGGCACACCCCGAAACCCCTACCTCCCGACCTCAACAACAACCTTGTCCGTACCAGCCACTTATGCCACACTTTCCCCGCACACGCGCCTCGCAGCGCTACCGCCGAAAGGCATGCCAACCCGGCTCCCGACCTGGAGCCCGGCCAACCAGCTCCACCCCATCAACTTGGGATCCGTACAGTCGGAACCCCACAAACCGCCGAAAGGCATTGGTGACCCCGGACCAAGCCGGGGCGATCAGGCGGATCAGATCTTGTCGGAACCCCACAAACCGCCGAAAGGCATTGGTGACACGACCAGGGCCCCATCGACCATCTCATACCGCCCGGTCCAGTCGGAACCCCACAAACCGCCGAAAGGCATTGGTGACAAGGTGTACGCCAGGAACGTTCCCGGAGTCCAACGGTTGTCGGAACCCCACAAACCGCCGAAAGGCATTGGTGACGGGTTGTTTTCACTTAACCTCGTATCCGGT is drawn from Limisphaera ngatamarikiensis and contains these coding sequences:
- the rpsO gene encoding 30S ribosomal protein S15, whose translation is MESKKQIIDSFKLHERDTGSADVQIALLTQRINHLAEHLERNKKDHSSRRGLLMMVSQRRRLLDYLRRTAYDRYVAVIQKLGLRH
- the aroB gene encoding 3-dehydroquinate synthase; protein product: MRTVCVSLGERSYEIRVGSGLLARLGEWCRDLGVSRRCAVITDERVAGHYLGRVMGSLEGAGLEPVAVTVPAGEGSKRWQVVHRCHDALAAARLERRSLVVALGGGVVGDLAGFVAATYLRGVPFVQVPTTLLAQVDSSVGGKVGINLGAGKNLVGAFYQPRLVVADLDTLGTLPEREYRAGLAEVIKYGAIADGSFFGRLEGVMGGLLSRDAGVLEEVVARCCEIKAQVVSEDEVEGGRREILNFGHTIGHAWEAVAGYGRWLHGEAIAVGQVLEAELSCRVVGLAREVRDRLEGLLERAGLPTRVRWTGRRVERLLGAMRLDKKVRDGRIRFVLLRGLGCAEWGHVVEEGLVREVLGS
- the cas1 gene encoding CRISPR-associated endonuclease Cas1 encodes the protein MPTAILTQPGLHVRLTSQRLEVHGPHPETGEETLLRPIPLHDLERIVAGEDVHFTSPALAELLRRGIPIQIFSWEGRFLGGFLPALQPAGRTRLRQYQRILDPDFTLTVARRIVAAKLYNQRRVLQRLLANRTAAGSDDPALDNVRQTLDQLEQLFPPIRQSRSLDELRGFEGLATARYFQAWATFLPAEFPFERRSTRPPHNPVNACISFAATLLYSEATAFCHAHGLDPALGTLHLPDDGRWSLALDLIEPFRPALVEALALDLFSHKILNHSHFENRDGGCFLNPDGRRKFFLQYERRMEREFLSETVGHRTTLRQQLENQATLFKTALENPDAFEPFLIN
- the cas2 gene encoding CRISPR-associated endonuclease Cas2, giving the protein MNTWWYEAFPAVPYTHHPPAQGRMLIVIAYDIADPKRLAKVAKACEDYGARVQYSVFECHLDPDTFETLWLTLLDLINPQEDRIVAYKLDARAARETLTAGTMVCTDRVVCYLV